A single Brachybacterium sillae DNA region contains:
- a CDS encoding WXG100 family type VII secretion target: MSTFLGADTAQLYAHADRCDHGSALLSQREQALAGHLTALEWFGEDADRFTEQLWQTARRLAQIAELILTLGRLLREHAAQQDEASAPQGAAPTPQRDSGGSGQGETDAGPGDGAAGGPAAAGNPGTRVGPFTLPFEVPRIPGQHQEGRAESSSGASPSAELPWYWEGVAGPMVIPELGQRTERLRSTLEDMLEKSGAWIPDPQEVWARPIGIPGSIPGPLDGALGGRVHQETTLEGEAPFGLRGGLDDHDNLTVALDARAEGSITTTTGIDLGPVHLEDELTLRGEAGAHDGHTWGPDGISEGGRAGAEVGIDRTLRGELRGVGSVELEGSGEATVYGESYHHASLTRDEEGNLNGLSFGAAGGAGATVDGSAQLTVQDANGWLHASGRAGASLGEGVGGSGYLTLSTDEVAVGLTGDVAQMVGLGADADLSIRPNRIYDDLMPGEGDLDDLLRGGIIRPVVDPFDAVRTGGVERATGAHDAQG; this comes from the coding sequence ATGAGCACTTTCCTCGGAGCCGACACCGCCCAGCTGTACGCCCACGCCGACCGCTGCGACCACGGGTCCGCCCTGCTCAGCCAGCGCGAGCAGGCGCTGGCGGGGCATCTCACCGCATTGGAATGGTTCGGGGAGGACGCCGACCGCTTCACGGAACAGCTCTGGCAGACCGCCCGCCGTCTCGCGCAGATCGCGGAGCTGATCCTCACCCTCGGTCGTCTGCTGCGCGAGCATGCCGCACAGCAGGATGAGGCCTCCGCCCCGCAGGGTGCGGCCCCCACCCCGCAGCGCGACTCCGGGGGCTCCGGTCAGGGGGAGACGGATGCCGGTCCCGGTGACGGCGCCGCCGGTGGGCCCGCCGCGGCGGGGAACCCCGGCACCCGCGTCGGCCCCTTCACCCTGCCCTTCGAGGTGCCCCGGATCCCCGGACAGCACCAGGAGGGCCGTGCGGAATCCTCCTCCGGGGCGTCACCCTCGGCCGAACTGCCCTGGTACTGGGAGGGCGTGGCCGGGCCGATGGTCATCCCCGAGCTGGGGCAGCGCACCGAGCGCCTGCGCTCGACACTCGAGGACATGCTGGAGAAGTCCGGGGCGTGGATCCCCGACCCGCAGGAGGTCTGGGCGCGGCCGATCGGCATCCCGGGCAGCATCCCGGGGCCGCTCGACGGAGCCCTCGGCGGGCGGGTCCATCAGGAGACCACCCTCGAGGGAGAGGCCCCCTTCGGTCTGCGCGGCGGCCTCGATGACCACGACAATCTCACCGTCGCCCTGGACGCCCGCGCTGAGGGCAGCATCACGACCACCACCGGGATCGACCTCGGCCCCGTGCATCTGGAGGACGAGCTGACGCTCCGTGGGGAGGCGGGAGCGCATGACGGTCACACCTGGGGGCCGGACGGCATCTCCGAGGGCGGCCGGGCCGGGGCGGAGGTCGGCATCGACCGGACCCTGCGCGGTGAGCTCCGGGGCGTCGGATCAGTGGAGCTCGAGGGCAGCGGCGAGGCGACGGTGTACGGGGAGAGCTACCACCACGCCTCCCTCACCCGCGACGAGGAGGGGAACCTCAACGGCCTGAGCTTCGGGGCAGCGGGAGGGGCCGGCGCCACCGTCGACGGCTCCGCGCAACTCACCGTGCAGGACGCGAACGGCTGGCTGCACGCCAGCGGGCGTGCCGGAGCGAGCCTCGGTGAGGGTGTCGGCGGCAGCGGCTACCTCACCCTCTCCACCGACGAGGTGGCCGTCGGCCTCACGGGGGATGTCGCCCAGATGGTCGGCCTGGGCGCTGATGCCGACCTGAGCATCCGGCCGAACCGGATCTATGACGACCTGATGCCCGGTGAGGGGGACCTCGACGACCTGCTGCGCGGCGGGATCATCCGCCCTGTCGTCGACCCGTTCGACGCGGTGCGCACCGGCGGCGTGGAACGTGCCACCGGTGCGCACGACGCGCAGGGCTGA
- the valS gene encoding valine--tRNA ligase, whose product MTDTASAGTSPIPDKPSLNGLEGKWDRAWSAQQVYAFDSDTTREQVFSVDTPPPTASGSLHIGHVFGYSQADMIVRYQRMRGKNVFYPLGWDDNGLPTERRVQNYYGVRCDPSLPYDPDFTPPQEGGDNKSAKAANQLPISRRNFIELCERLTEIDEKSFEEVFRTLGLSVDWSHSYQTINAHSRATSQWAFLENLRTGHAYQAEAPTMWDVTYRTAVAQAEQEDREREGAYHRIGFTRTDGSGEKVFIETTRPELLPACVALVAHPDDERYQSLFGTTVTSPLFGVEVPVHPHPLAQADKGAGIAMICTFGDATDVIWWRELQLPTRTIIGRDGRFVPEAPWITDTDGATRYQELAGLTVFSAQKRVVEMLTETGDLVGEPRRITHPVKFYENGDKPLEYVSSRQWYLTNGGRPGEQSEGLREQLIARGEQLDFHPAHMRARYRNWVEGLTGDWLISRQRFFGVPFPIWYGVDEHGETDYDTVLTPGLERLPVDPTIDVPDGYEESQRDQPGGFTADPDILDTWATSSLTPQLAGNWLGSVRGDDPDGLFEKVFPMDLRPQGHDIIRTWLFATVVRSHLQQDALPWAHASINGWILDPDRKKMSKSKGNVVTPIGLLQQHGSDGVRYWAGRARQGVDTAFDEGQMKIGRRLAIKILNASKFALGFGAAAADPAGRLAADPAAVTEALDRALLAALADVVDQATAAMDQMDYARALEVTEPFFWTFCDDYIELVKERAHGQSGEAAAASARAALAIALEVLLRLFAPVIVFATEEVWSWWREGSVHTAPWPQSAPLREAAAGTDASVLATLSELAIVVRRVKSDAKVSQRTPLLRVTVTVPQDRLESAESGRGDLEALGRIEDLTLIAGDAVAVTDVELGEAPPKAPKQPAQG is encoded by the coding sequence ATGACCGATACCGCATCCGCCGGAACGAGCCCGATCCCGGACAAGCCGTCGCTCAACGGCCTCGAGGGCAAGTGGGACCGCGCCTGGAGCGCGCAGCAGGTGTACGCCTTCGACTCCGACACCACGCGTGAGCAGGTGTTCTCGGTGGACACCCCGCCCCCCACGGCCTCGGGCTCCCTCCACATCGGGCACGTGTTCGGCTACTCCCAGGCCGACATGATCGTGCGCTACCAGCGCATGCGCGGGAAGAACGTGTTCTACCCGCTGGGCTGGGACGACAACGGCCTGCCCACGGAGCGCCGGGTGCAGAACTACTACGGTGTGCGCTGCGACCCGTCGCTGCCGTACGATCCGGATTTCACCCCGCCCCAGGAGGGTGGCGACAACAAGTCCGCCAAGGCCGCGAACCAGCTGCCGATCTCCCGCCGCAACTTCATCGAACTGTGCGAGCGCCTCACGGAGATCGACGAGAAGTCCTTCGAGGAGGTCTTCCGCACCCTGGGCCTGTCGGTGGACTGGTCGCACAGCTACCAGACCATCAACGCGCATTCCCGCGCCACCAGCCAGTGGGCGTTCCTGGAGAACCTGCGCACCGGCCATGCCTACCAGGCCGAAGCACCCACGATGTGGGACGTCACCTACCGCACCGCCGTGGCCCAGGCCGAGCAGGAGGACCGCGAACGGGAGGGCGCATACCACCGCATCGGCTTCACCCGCACCGACGGCTCCGGGGAGAAGGTCTTCATCGAGACCACCCGCCCCGAGCTGCTGCCCGCCTGCGTGGCCCTCGTCGCCCACCCCGACGACGAGCGCTACCAGAGCCTGTTCGGCACCACTGTCACCTCCCCGCTGTTCGGGGTCGAGGTGCCGGTGCACCCGCATCCGCTGGCGCAGGCCGACAAGGGTGCGGGCATCGCCATGATCTGCACGTTCGGTGACGCCACCGACGTGATCTGGTGGCGCGAGCTGCAGCTGCCGACCCGCACGATCATCGGCCGCGACGGCCGCTTCGTGCCGGAGGCCCCGTGGATCACCGACACCGACGGAGCCACCCGCTACCAGGAGCTCGCGGGTCTGACCGTCTTCTCCGCCCAGAAGCGCGTGGTGGAGATGCTCACCGAGACCGGGGACCTCGTCGGGGAGCCGCGCCGCATCACCCACCCGGTGAAGTTCTACGAGAACGGCGACAAGCCGCTGGAGTACGTCTCGTCCCGCCAGTGGTACCTCACCAACGGTGGCCGCCCCGGGGAGCAGAGTGAGGGCCTGCGCGAGCAGCTCATCGCCCGCGGGGAGCAGCTCGACTTCCACCCAGCGCACATGCGCGCCCGGTACCGCAACTGGGTGGAGGGCCTCACCGGGGATTGGCTGATCTCCCGCCAGCGGTTCTTCGGTGTCCCGTTCCCGATCTGGTACGGGGTCGATGAGCACGGCGAGACCGACTACGACACCGTCCTCACCCCCGGCCTGGAGCGACTGCCGGTGGACCCGACCATCGACGTCCCGGACGGGTACGAGGAATCGCAGCGTGACCAGCCCGGCGGGTTTACCGCCGACCCCGACATCCTCGATACCTGGGCCACCAGTTCCCTGACCCCGCAGCTGGCGGGCAACTGGCTGGGCTCGGTGCGCGGGGATGACCCGGACGGCCTGTTCGAGAAGGTGTTCCCGATGGACCTGCGTCCGCAGGGCCATGACATCATCCGCACCTGGTTGTTCGCGACGGTGGTGCGCTCCCACCTGCAGCAGGACGCCCTGCCGTGGGCGCATGCGTCGATCAACGGCTGGATCCTCGACCCGGACCGCAAGAAGATGAGCAAGTCGAAGGGGAACGTCGTGACCCCCATCGGCCTGCTGCAGCAGCACGGCTCCGACGGTGTGCGCTACTGGGCCGGGCGTGCCCGCCAGGGCGTCGACACCGCCTTCGATGAGGGGCAGATGAAGATCGGTCGCCGCCTCGCGATCAAGATCCTCAACGCCTCGAAGTTCGCGCTCGGGTTCGGCGCCGCCGCGGCGGATCCGGCCGGCCGCCTCGCCGCCGACCCGGCGGCCGTCACCGAGGCCCTGGACCGGGCTCTGCTCGCCGCGCTGGCCGATGTGGTCGACCAGGCCACCGCGGCGATGGACCAGATGGACTACGCCCGGGCCCTGGAGGTCACCGAGCCGTTCTTCTGGACGTTCTGCGACGACTACATCGAGCTGGTGAAGGAACGCGCCCACGGCCAGTCCGGTGAGGCCGCCGCGGCGTCCGCGCGTGCCGCCCTGGCGATCGCCCTGGAGGTGCTGCTGCGCCTGTTCGCACCAGTGATCGTGTTCGCCACGGAGGAGGTGTGGTCGTGGTGGCGCGAGGGCAGCGTCCACACCGCCCCGTGGCCGCAGTCCGCGCCGCTGCGCGAGGCCGCCGCCGGGACCGACGCCTCGGTGCTCGCGACCCTCTCGGAGCTGGCGATCGTGGTGCGCCGCGTGAAGTCCGATGCGAAGGTCTCCCAGCGCACGCCGCTGCTGCGCGTCACCGTCACGGTGCCGCAGGACCGCCTGGAGTCGGCCGAATCCGGCCGCGGTGATCTGGAGGCCCTCGGCCGGATCGAGGACCTCACCCTCATCGCGGGCGACGCGGTGGCGGTGACCGACGTGGAGCTCGGCGAGGCCCCTCCGAAGGCGCCCAAGCAGCCCGCGCAGGGCTGA
- a CDS encoding DoxX family membrane protein has protein sequence MGLGISTAILRAVPGAFILNSGIGKLGMDEGTATYLQEAAAKGLPIVKEMTPEQFGKFLTYGEIAVGAMLLAPFVPTRIAGAALTTFATGLVSSYFRTPGMTQKDGVRPTQEGTPLAKDTWLAAIGAALLLGGSTRR, from the coding sequence ATGGGTCTCGGCATCTCCACCGCCATCCTCCGCGCCGTTCCCGGTGCGTTCATCCTCAACTCCGGCATCGGCAAGCTGGGCATGGACGAGGGCACTGCGACCTACCTCCAGGAGGCCGCTGCCAAGGGCCTGCCGATCGTGAAGGAAATGACCCCGGAGCAGTTCGGCAAGTTCCTCACCTACGGTGAGATCGCCGTCGGCGCCATGCTGCTGGCCCCGTTCGTGCCGACCCGCATCGCCGGCGCGGCCCTGACCACCTTCGCCACCGGCCTGGTCTCCTCCTACTTCCGCACCCCGGGGATGACCCAGAAGGACGGCGTCCGCCCGACGCAGGAGGGCACCCCGCTGGCCAAGGACACCTGGCTGGCCGCCATCGGCGCCGCGCTGCTGCTGGGCGGCTCCACCCGCCGCTGA